Proteins found in one Streptococcus criceti HS-6 genomic segment:
- a CDS encoding FtsK/SpoIIIE family DNA translocase, with protein MAKAKSTKSAKKNKRQGRKNSRPTKKEREHKKAVRKMVVAFLTAFILFFAIIRLGVFGITAYNLIRLAVGSLAYPAIFGVLFYLFAGKWLQKHAGFMSGYISAMAGLMLIFHAYFFSMDVMKKRDIFEGTFRLATADLKNVDVTHFLGGGMVGAVLYKPVVFLFSNIGSYLIGGLFIVLGLYLMSSWDVYDVMRFFKKTGSSLSDKIDQTSLQMESRREQKRQAKVQAKAQAAKEQEASQPEKDDDFAGLIDPETGEILSSDQVQSAPKTEPEILGGYDEEVQDSYSQQDFKNYHFHYPDEEEAENPASASDQAASSNLDQTQDQEEDDEPVQVDFTPKQHLLYKLPTIDLFAPDKPKNQTKEKKIVRQNIKILEETFASFGIKASVERAEIGPSVTKYEIKPAVGVRVNRISNLADDLALALAAKDVRIEAPIPGKSLVGIEVPNSEIATVTFRELWEQAKTNPSKLLEVPLGKAVNGTARSFDLARMPHLLVAGSTGSGKSVAVNGIIASILMKARPEQVKFMMIDPKMVELSVYNDIPHLLIPVVTNPRKAAKALQKVVDEMENRYELFSHVGVRNIAGYNAKVESFNAQSEEKKIPLPLIVVIVDELADLMMVASKEVEDAIIRLGQKARAAGIHMILATQRPSVDVISGLIKANVPSRIAFAVSSGTDSRTILDENGAEKLLGRGDMLFKPIDENHPIRLQGSFISDDDVERIVDFIKDQAEADYDHSFDPGEVSENDGDSGSGSGASEGDPLFAEARALVLETQKASASMLQRRLSVGFNRATRLMEELEEAGVIGPAEGTKPRKVLITNQ; from the coding sequence ATGGCAAAAGCAAAATCAACAAAATCAGCTAAAAAAAATAAGAGACAGGGTAGGAAAAACAGCCGCCCGACCAAGAAGGAAAGAGAGCATAAAAAAGCTGTTCGCAAAATGGTAGTTGCCTTTTTGACAGCCTTTATTCTTTTTTTTGCAATTATTCGTTTGGGAGTTTTTGGTATCACGGCTTACAACCTCATTCGTCTAGCCGTTGGAAGTCTGGCCTATCCAGCTATTTTTGGCGTGCTCTTTTACCTCTTTGCAGGGAAATGGCTGCAAAAGCATGCAGGCTTTATGTCAGGCTACATATCTGCTATGGCCGGCCTCATGCTGATCTTCCATGCTTATTTCTTCTCTATGGATGTGATGAAGAAACGTGATATCTTTGAAGGGACTTTTCGTTTGGCAACGGCAGACCTCAAAAATGTGGATGTCACCCATTTCCTAGGCGGTGGCATGGTTGGGGCTGTCCTTTACAAGCCAGTTGTCTTTCTTTTTTCTAACATCGGTTCTTATCTAATCGGCGGACTCTTTATCGTCCTCGGTCTTTATCTGATGAGCTCCTGGGATGTGTATGACGTTATGCGTTTCTTTAAAAAGACCGGCAGCAGTCTCAGTGATAAGATCGACCAAACCAGCCTTCAAATGGAATCGCGTCGCGAGCAGAAGCGCCAGGCCAAGGTCCAAGCTAAAGCTCAGGCAGCTAAGGAGCAAGAAGCAAGTCAGCCGGAAAAGGATGATGACTTTGCTGGCCTAATTGATCCTGAAACAGGCGAAATCCTATCATCAGACCAAGTCCAATCCGCTCCGAAAACTGAGCCGGAAATTCTGGGAGGATATGATGAAGAAGTTCAGGACAGCTATTCTCAGCAGGACTTCAAGAATTATCACTTCCACTATCCTGATGAGGAAGAAGCTGAAAATCCAGCTTCCGCATCAGATCAAGCAGCCAGCTCCAATCTAGATCAAACCCAAGATCAAGAAGAAGATGATGAACCTGTTCAGGTTGATTTCACTCCTAAACAGCATCTGCTTTATAAGTTGCCAACCATTGATCTCTTCGCTCCTGACAAGCCTAAGAACCAAACCAAAGAGAAAAAGATTGTTCGCCAAAATATCAAGATTTTGGAAGAAACCTTCGCCAGCTTTGGTATTAAGGCTAGTGTTGAACGGGCAGAAATCGGACCATCCGTCACCAAATATGAAATCAAGCCAGCTGTTGGGGTTCGGGTTAACCGCATTTCCAATCTGGCGGACGATCTGGCACTTGCTCTGGCAGCCAAAGACGTGCGGATTGAAGCGCCTATTCCTGGAAAATCTCTAGTGGGTATCGAAGTCCCTAACTCGGAAATTGCGACGGTTACCTTCCGTGAACTTTGGGAGCAGGCCAAGACTAATCCTAGCAAACTTTTGGAGGTTCCGCTTGGCAAGGCTGTCAATGGAACGGCGCGTAGCTTTGACTTGGCCCGGATGCCCCACCTTCTGGTAGCTGGTTCAACCGGTTCTGGTAAGTCGGTTGCAGTCAACGGTATCATTGCCAGCATCCTGATGAAGGCTCGGCCGGAACAGGTCAAATTCATGATGATTGACCCTAAGATGGTCGAGCTCTCTGTCTACAATGATATCCCCCACCTCCTAATTCCTGTTGTGACCAACCCTCGCAAGGCAGCCAAGGCTCTGCAAAAAGTTGTTGATGAAATGGAAAACCGCTATGAGCTCTTTAGCCATGTCGGTGTCCGCAATATTGCAGGTTACAATGCTAAGGTTGAATCCTTCAATGCCCAGTCTGAGGAGAAGAAGATTCCCCTGCCCCTCATTGTCGTTATTGTGGATGAGTTGGCCGATTTGATGATGGTAGCCAGTAAGGAAGTTGAAGATGCCATTATCCGTCTGGGACAAAAGGCGCGTGCAGCTGGTATTCACATGATTTTAGCGACCCAGCGGCCATCCGTTGATGTTATCAGCGGTCTCATCAAGGCCAATGTTCCATCACGGATTGCTTTCGCGGTTTCGTCGGGTACCGACAGCCGAACTATTCTCGATGAAAATGGGGCAGAAAAACTGCTTGGCCGGGGAGATATGCTCTTTAAGCCGATTGATGAAAATCACCCTATTCGTCTGCAAGGTTCGTTTATCTCTGACGATGATGTGGAACGGATTGTTGACTTTATCAAGGACCAAGCTGAAGCGGATTATGATCACAGCTTTGATCCCGGTGAAGTTTCCGAAAATGATGGTGATTCTGGCTCAGGCAGCGGTGCTTCCGAAGGAGATCCCCTCTTTGCTGAAGCCAGAGCTCTGGTTTTGGAAACGCAAAAAGCCTCAGCCTCAATGCTCCAACGGCGGCTCTCGGTCGGCTTTAACCGTGCCACCCGCCTGATGGAAGAATTAGAAGAAGCAGGTGTTATCGGTCCAGCCGAAGGTACCAAGCCACGCAAGGTCTTGATAACGAATCAATAA